From uncultured Roseateles sp., the proteins below share one genomic window:
- a CDS encoding P-II family nitrogen regulator, whose protein sequence is MKEIKAYIHRNRIADVISALKNSSAWAAAGNGEHNLTVYMVKGSLVPLDDDERHYSVDLGEEVVNEYKLELHCVDEHVDELVDAIRRAGRTGQAKSGWIYVADIASAVAIT, encoded by the coding sequence ATGAAAGAAATCAAGGCCTACATCCACCGCAACCGGATTGCCGATGTCATCAGCGCGCTCAAGAACTCTTCCGCCTGGGCCGCTGCGGGCAATGGCGAACACAACCTGACTGTCTACATGGTCAAGGGCTCGCTGGTGCCTCTGGACGACGACGAGCGCCACTACTCAGTGGACCTCGGCGAGGAGGTGGTCAACGAGTACAAGTTGGAGCTGCATTGCGTCGACGAGCACGTCGATGAACTGGTGGACGCAATTCGCCGGGCGGGCCGCACCGGGCAAGCGAAGTCGGGATGGATCTACGTGGCGGACATCGCAAGCGCGGTCGCCATCACATAG
- a CDS encoding FTR1 family protein, which produces MFIALVVFGLSLLGGHASAAEQEESKTKQIWQLLDYVAVDYSGAVANGMVVKDTEYAEMQEFAATAERQLADLPNRDGKNVLLQQAAELRRMVSAKTDPSQVAQLAYGLAGALQKLYPFPVAPRLAPDLARGAQLFQAQCAACHGPQGRGDGQLAASLDPKPTALSNRARAKDRSLFALYQVVSNGVQGTAMQGFSKLPEEDRWALAFFAGTLSYDGNDRAAGAQLWKESKAPRQAVPDLSALTQTSEQALAERLDASAAVAVTAHLRANPAVLAESSSRGTSIAKVKLAESLAALQGGDRQAAVKLALSAYLDGFEPVEPALATRNRPLFEKIETAMISYRAQLAAGDVADVQKAQQNLLSLLDEADKALSPSEDDALATFIGALTILLREGVEALLVVVAMLAFLKKAERSDVLVYVHAGWVVALVAGGVTWGVATYLVGVSGASRELTEGFSSLFAAVVLLAVGMWMHQKSVAGRWQIYLKEKLSSALNKRTAWFLFSLAFVAVYREVFETVLFYAALWTEGNGWPLLAGLGAGAALLGLIALVLLRTSARLPIGQFFAASSLLVAILAIVLAGKGIAGLQEAGLLPTSPLAIPRIDVLGIHPSWQTTLAQVAVLAIVLIAFAINVRSARNPVSKG; this is translated from the coding sequence ATGTTTATCGCGTTGGTCGTGTTCGGCCTGTCGTTGTTGGGGGGACACGCCAGCGCGGCCGAGCAGGAAGAAAGCAAGACCAAGCAGATATGGCAGTTGCTGGACTATGTCGCGGTCGACTACAGCGGCGCCGTCGCCAACGGCATGGTCGTCAAGGACACCGAGTACGCCGAGATGCAGGAGTTTGCCGCGACGGCAGAGCGTCAGTTGGCTGACCTGCCCAATCGCGACGGCAAAAATGTATTGCTGCAGCAGGCCGCCGAATTGCGCCGCATGGTCTCGGCCAAAACCGATCCAAGCCAGGTGGCGCAACTCGCGTATGGCCTGGCCGGTGCCCTGCAAAAGCTCTACCCATTTCCTGTCGCCCCGCGCCTCGCCCCGGACTTGGCCCGTGGCGCGCAATTGTTCCAAGCGCAGTGCGCGGCCTGCCATGGACCGCAAGGCAGAGGCGATGGACAACTGGCGGCCTCCCTGGACCCTAAACCCACGGCGCTCTCCAATCGTGCCCGCGCGAAGGATCGCAGCCTGTTTGCTTTGTACCAAGTCGTCAGCAATGGCGTCCAGGGGACAGCAATGCAAGGTTTCTCCAAGCTCCCGGAGGAGGACCGTTGGGCACTTGCCTTCTTTGCCGGGACCTTGTCGTATGACGGCAATGACCGAGCGGCCGGGGCGCAGCTGTGGAAGGAAAGCAAAGCGCCGCGTCAGGCCGTCCCGGACCTCAGCGCATTGACGCAGACGTCGGAGCAGGCCCTGGCGGAGAGGTTGGACGCGTCGGCGGCGGTAGCCGTGACAGCGCATCTGCGTGCCAATCCAGCGGTTCTGGCTGAGAGCTCCTCCCGAGGCACTTCAATAGCGAAGGTAAAACTTGCCGAAAGCCTCGCGGCGCTGCAAGGCGGGGATCGCCAAGCCGCGGTCAAGCTCGCGCTGTCGGCCTACCTCGACGGGTTTGAGCCGGTCGAACCTGCGCTGGCGACACGCAATCGCCCCTTGTTCGAGAAGATCGAGACCGCAATGATTTCCTACCGGGCGCAGCTCGCCGCTGGTGACGTGGCCGATGTTCAGAAGGCACAACAGAACTTGCTGAGTCTGCTGGATGAGGCAGACAAGGCCCTCTCGCCATCCGAGGACGATGCCTTGGCCACCTTCATTGGTGCGTTGACGATCCTGCTGCGCGAAGGGGTTGAGGCCTTGCTCGTGGTGGTGGCCATGCTGGCCTTCCTCAAGAAGGCCGAGCGAAGTGATGTGCTGGTCTATGTGCACGCGGGCTGGGTGGTCGCCCTCGTGGCCGGAGGCGTGACCTGGGGGGTAGCGACCTATCTGGTCGGTGTCAGCGGTGCGAGCCGGGAGCTGACGGAAGGGTTCTCGTCGCTGTTTGCAGCCGTGGTTTTGCTGGCCGTTGGCATGTGGATGCACCAGAAGAGCGTGGCTGGGCGCTGGCAGATCTACCTCAAGGAAAAGCTCTCGTCTGCGCTCAACAAGCGCACGGCGTGGTTCCTGTTCTCGCTGGCTTTCGTGGCGGTCTATCGCGAAGTCTTCGAGACGGTCCTGTTCTATGCCGCACTGTGGACAGAAGGAAACGGTTGGCCGCTGCTGGCAGGCCTCGGTGCAGGCGCCGCGTTGCTGGGACTGATCGCCCTCGTGTTGCTGCGCACGAGCGCAAGATTGCCAATTGGACAATTCTTTGCGGCCAGTTCCCTGCTGGTGGCGATCCTGGCCATTGTGCTCGCCGGTAAGGGCATCGCTGGACTCCAGGAAGCGGGCCTCCTGCCGACCAGTCCTCTGGCCATTCCCCGAATCGACGTCCTGGGCATTCACCCCTCGTGGCAGACCACCTTGGCTCAGGTGGCCGTGCTGGCCATCGTACTGATTGCGTTTGCGATCAACGTTCGATCAGCTCGGAACCCAGTCAGCAAGGGCTGA
- a CDS encoding cation efflux protein, CzcI family, whose translation MRRCVLVLMLLVLPFQFSWAAAAAYCRHEGGVAVQHFGHHQHEHGSQGKADDGAKSLKNKASTIVDDDCSICHLSTVPSPVSEHVTFEVPLVETAGFVYSLRYDSYVPLGLERPDRNLAA comes from the coding sequence ATGCGCCGTTGTGTCCTCGTCCTGATGCTCTTGGTGCTGCCCTTCCAGTTCTCCTGGGCGGCAGCAGCGGCCTACTGCCGCCATGAAGGCGGCGTAGCGGTGCAGCACTTCGGACACCACCAGCATGAGCATGGATCGCAAGGCAAGGCCGACGACGGTGCGAAGAGCCTGAAGAACAAGGCGAGCACGATCGTCGATGACGACTGCAGCATCTGCCATCTGAGCACGGTGCCCAGCCCGGTTTCGGAGCATGTGACCTTCGAGGTCCCTCTCGTGGAGACCGCGGGTTTCGTCTACAGCCTGCGCTACGACTCCTATGTACCCTTGGGTCTCGAACGACCCGATCGAAATCTCGCCGCTTGA
- a CDS encoding efflux RND transporter periplasmic adaptor subunit produces MNPKNNAISKRHRLSTLSMAVFATMLLAACGAGDKPGDKTPVEAKPAATAASTGKGESHGDADGLKLSAEDVQRAGIKLEELKLQALADAVTVTATIRPNQDRMARIAPRVEGRVSSVQVSLGDTVRAGQTLAVLDSLAVGEASTALIQAQSADRVAESDFKRAAALNAEEIIPQKEYLRAKSEHEKAEAALRAAEDRLQLLGVSPKQVTGRVVSTFPVSAPFAGTVIEKKVTVGSLASPAEPILVVADLSKVWIEANLTETMLAKVRVGAGASVTLDAYPGEQFHGRVTYVASLLDKDSRTVQARIEVENKDGRLKPEMFASATISSTPAAGAEKREALSVPDAAIVLMQGQPTVFVFEHGGYEQRAILPGEKLSGRTVVKSGLAVGEQVVIAGSYALKARLLKSQIGDEH; encoded by the coding sequence ATGAATCCCAAGAACAACGCCATTTCCAAGCGGCATCGCTTGTCCACGCTGAGCATGGCTGTCTTTGCGACGATGCTGCTCGCCGCCTGCGGCGCGGGTGACAAGCCCGGTGACAAAACGCCCGTCGAGGCCAAGCCTGCCGCAACCGCGGCATCCACCGGCAAGGGCGAGTCGCATGGCGATGCAGATGGCCTGAAGCTCTCGGCAGAGGACGTGCAGCGCGCCGGCATCAAGCTTGAAGAACTCAAGCTGCAGGCCTTGGCCGACGCCGTCACCGTGACCGCGACGATTCGACCGAATCAGGATCGCATGGCCCGCATCGCGCCACGTGTCGAGGGTCGGGTCTCGTCCGTGCAGGTGAGCCTGGGCGACACCGTGCGCGCGGGCCAGACCCTGGCCGTGCTGGACAGTTTGGCGGTTGGCGAGGCTTCAACTGCGCTGATCCAGGCTCAATCAGCCGATCGCGTGGCCGAGAGCGACTTCAAGCGCGCGGCGGCCCTCAACGCGGAGGAAATCATTCCCCAGAAGGAATATCTGCGCGCCAAGTCCGAGCATGAGAAGGCCGAGGCGGCACTGCGCGCCGCCGAGGACCGATTGCAGCTGCTGGGCGTGTCGCCCAAGCAGGTGACCGGTCGCGTCGTATCGACCTTCCCGGTCAGCGCGCCGTTCGCAGGCACCGTGATCGAGAAGAAGGTGACCGTCGGCAGCCTGGCCAGCCCGGCCGAGCCGATCCTGGTCGTGGCCGACCTGTCCAAGGTCTGGATCGAGGCAAACCTGACCGAGACCATGCTGGCCAAGGTGCGCGTGGGTGCTGGCGCGAGCGTGACGCTGGATGCCTATCCGGGCGAGCAGTTCCATGGTCGCGTGACCTATGTGGCGAGCTTGCTCGACAAGGACTCCCGCACCGTGCAGGCGCGGATCGAAGTCGAGAACAAGGACGGCAGGCTGAAGCCCGAGATGTTCGCCAGTGCAACGATCTCCAGCACGCCGGCCGCGGGTGCCGAGAAACGCGAGGCACTGAGCGTGCCCGATGCGGCCATCGTGCTGATGCAGGGCCAGCCCACGGTGTTCGTTTTCGAGCACGGAGGCTATGAGCAGCGCGCGATCCTACCGGGCGAAAAACTCTCCGGTCGCACCGTCGTGAAGTCCGGCCTCGCCGTCGGCGAGCAGGTCGTCATCGCTGGCAGCTACGCGCTCAAGGCGCGGCTGCTCAAGTCGCAAATCGGCGACGAACATTGA
- a CDS encoding CusA/CzcA family heavy metal efflux RND transporter, whose protein sequence is MLNAIVDASLRYKVLVLVAFLVLVGLGVQAFRQVPVDAFPDVTPIQVNIYTESPGLAAEDVEKLLTTPIEGAMAGLPGVEEVRSVSLFGLSYVGIYFKDNVDIYFARRLVGEKLQEAKGRLPQGYGEPVLGPNSSGLGQVFWYTIESADKKLNAMDLRTLHDWTVRLILRTAPGVDDVVSWGGDQKQYQVQIDPRKLIKYGLSFKQVMERLAANNKQVGGQSLTLGSEQYLVRGLGLVTNTTDIASIVVAERSGAPIYVRDVAEVKEAAAPRFGAVTRDGKEAVLGIALSRVNENAKSVVDAVKAKLAIAQAALPKGVTLVPIYDRTELVDKALKTAESSLVEGAVLVAIILFLFLGEFRSAIVVIVTLPMAMLIAFILMQQFGVSANLMSLAGLAIGTGMMVDGAVVMVENAFRLLAHAKESAKETGKPIQKTHLILEAAREVMNPIAFAILIIIVVFMPLFSLTGLEGKLFKPMAFTITFAMAGSLLLSMTLVPVLAALILKPKEERDTFLVRWCKRAYLPLLDWALEHKKPVVGSAVLLLIGSLALFPFLGKEFMPTLQEGTIQFRVTGIPSTSLDESIRVSNVVSDELHKKFPQVRSVLATIGRAEGGETTDVNYMEINLDTKPQSEWPEKMSYAKLASEMQEAMEKVVPTAVFGATQPIQSRVEELISGVRATLALKLYGEDLETLDRLTAQLKGVLDKVPGAADLSAEANKGKPQLIIKVNREAASRFGINADDILEVVQAGIGGQTVSTLIDGTRRFDIAVRLSDGFRADPAAIAAIPIRTGEGALVPFSQVATIELDEGYSFVRRESLQRYSVLQLDVKGRDVDSFVTEANARIKEQIKLPAGYWVEWGGAFENQQRAMARLAVIVPLTIGLIFMLLYTAFNSVRHASLIIANVPFAIIGGILGLFISGQYLSVPSAIGFIAVFGVAMLNGIVMVSFLNDQRRRGLSIREAVRQGAAMRLRPVLMTASVAILGLVPMLLSTGVGAETQRPLATVVVGGLFTSTALTLLLLPLIYEWSELRAERRAQRPGTESVSIEGASS, encoded by the coding sequence ATGCTCAATGCCATCGTCGACGCATCGCTGCGTTACAAAGTGCTCGTGCTGGTCGCCTTTCTGGTCCTTGTGGGACTGGGCGTCCAGGCGTTTCGTCAGGTGCCGGTGGATGCGTTCCCGGACGTGACACCCATCCAGGTCAACATCTACACCGAATCGCCGGGCCTGGCGGCCGAAGACGTCGAGAAGCTGCTGACCACGCCGATTGAGGGCGCCATGGCGGGCCTGCCAGGCGTCGAGGAAGTGCGTTCGGTGTCGCTGTTCGGCCTGTCCTATGTCGGCATCTATTTCAAGGACAACGTCGATATCTACTTTGCCCGCCGCTTGGTGGGCGAAAAACTCCAAGAAGCCAAAGGCCGCCTGCCGCAAGGCTACGGCGAGCCGGTGCTCGGCCCCAACAGTTCGGGCCTGGGCCAGGTGTTCTGGTACACGATCGAGTCGGCCGACAAGAAGCTCAATGCAATGGACTTGCGCACATTGCATGACTGGACCGTGCGGCTGATCCTGCGCACCGCGCCAGGCGTGGACGACGTGGTCTCCTGGGGCGGAGACCAGAAGCAATACCAGGTGCAAATAGACCCGCGCAAGCTCATCAAGTACGGCCTGTCGTTCAAGCAGGTGATGGAGCGCTTGGCGGCCAATAACAAGCAGGTGGGCGGTCAGTCGCTCACACTGGGGTCGGAGCAGTACCTGGTGCGTGGTCTGGGCCTGGTGACCAACACCACTGACATCGCCAGCATCGTGGTGGCCGAGCGCAGTGGTGCTCCCATCTACGTGCGCGACGTGGCCGAGGTCAAAGAGGCCGCGGCGCCGCGCTTCGGGGCCGTGACCCGCGACGGCAAGGAGGCCGTGCTGGGCATCGCCCTGTCCCGCGTGAACGAGAATGCCAAGAGCGTCGTCGACGCCGTCAAGGCCAAGCTGGCCATCGCGCAGGCGGCCCTGCCCAAGGGGGTCACATTGGTGCCAATCTACGACCGCACCGAACTCGTCGACAAAGCCCTCAAGACCGCGGAAAGCTCGCTGGTCGAAGGCGCGGTGCTGGTCGCGATCATCCTGTTCCTGTTTCTCGGTGAGTTCCGTTCCGCCATCGTCGTGATCGTCACCTTGCCGATGGCGATGCTGATTGCCTTCATCCTGATGCAGCAGTTCGGCGTCTCGGCGAATCTGATGTCGCTGGCGGGCCTGGCCATCGGTACCGGGATGATGGTGGATGGCGCGGTCGTCATGGTGGAAAACGCATTCCGCCTGCTGGCCCATGCGAAGGAGTCCGCCAAGGAAACGGGCAAGCCCATCCAGAAGACCCACCTGATCCTCGAAGCAGCGCGCGAGGTGATGAACCCGATCGCATTCGCGATTCTGATCATCATCGTGGTCTTCATGCCGCTGTTTTCGCTGACCGGCCTGGAGGGCAAGCTGTTCAAACCCATGGCCTTCACGATCACGTTTGCGATGGCGGGCTCGCTGCTGCTGTCGATGACGCTGGTGCCGGTGCTGGCGGCCCTGATCCTGAAGCCCAAGGAGGAGCGTGACACCTTCCTGGTGCGCTGGTGCAAACGGGCCTACCTGCCCTTGCTGGACTGGGCGCTGGAGCACAAGAAGCCGGTCGTTGGCTCCGCCGTGCTGCTGCTGATCGGGTCACTGGCCTTGTTCCCATTCCTGGGCAAGGAGTTCATGCCCACCTTGCAGGAAGGCACGATCCAGTTCCGGGTGACCGGCATCCCGTCGACCTCGCTCGATGAGTCGATCCGGGTGTCGAACGTGGTGAGCGACGAACTGCACAAGAAGTTTCCGCAGGTGCGCTCGGTGCTGGCCACAATCGGTCGCGCCGAAGGCGGCGAGACAACCGACGTGAACTATATGGAGATCAACCTCGACACCAAGCCCCAGTCGGAATGGCCCGAGAAGATGTCGTACGCGAAGCTCGCTTCAGAGATGCAGGAGGCGATGGAGAAGGTGGTACCGACGGCGGTCTTCGGCGCGACCCAACCCATCCAGTCGCGCGTTGAGGAGCTGATCTCGGGTGTGCGTGCCACGCTGGCGCTCAAGCTCTACGGCGAAGACCTGGAGACGCTGGACCGTCTGACCGCGCAGCTCAAGGGCGTGCTCGACAAGGTGCCGGGCGCGGCCGACCTGTCCGCGGAGGCCAACAAGGGCAAGCCGCAGTTGATCATCAAGGTCAACCGGGAGGCGGCGTCGCGCTTCGGCATCAACGCCGATGACATTCTCGAAGTCGTCCAGGCCGGCATCGGCGGTCAGACGGTTTCGACGCTGATCGACGGCACCCGACGTTTTGACATTGCGGTGCGTCTGTCGGATGGCTTCCGTGCCGACCCGGCGGCCATCGCGGCCATTCCCATCCGCACCGGCGAAGGTGCCTTGGTGCCGTTCTCTCAGGTGGCGACGATTGAGCTCGACGAGGGCTATTCCTTCGTTCGTCGGGAATCCCTGCAGCGCTACTCGGTGCTGCAACTCGATGTGAAGGGCCGTGATGTGGACAGCTTTGTCACGGAGGCCAACGCCCGGATCAAGGAGCAGATCAAGCTGCCTGCCGGCTACTGGGTCGAATGGGGTGGTGCGTTCGAGAACCAACAGCGCGCCATGGCGCGTCTGGCGGTGATCGTGCCCCTGACCATCGGGCTGATCTTCATGCTGCTGTACACCGCATTCAACTCGGTGCGACATGCTTCGCTGATCATCGCCAATGTGCCGTTTGCCATCATCGGTGGCATCCTGGGCCTGTTCATCAGCGGCCAGTACCTGTCGGTGCCCTCGGCGATCGGCTTCATTGCCGTGTTCGGTGTCGCGATGCTCAATGGCATCGTGATGGTGTCCTTCCTCAACGACCAGCGACGGCGAGGACTGTCCATTCGAGAGGCCGTGCGCCAAGGGGCGGCCATGCGGCTGCGACCCGTGTTGATGACGGCGTCGGTGGCCATCCTGGGCTTGGTTCCGATGCTGCTGTCCACCGGTGTCGGCGCGGAGACTCAACGTCCGCTGGCCACCGTGGTGGTGGGCGGATTGTTCACCTCTACGGCGCTGACGCTGCTGCTGCTGCCGTTGATCTACGAGTGGTCGGAGCTGCGGGCCGAACGCCGTGCGCAGCGGCCGGGCACCGAAAGCGTTTCCATTGAAGGAGCATCGTCATGA
- a CDS encoding TolC family protein has translation MRLKTLVIAGAMAAMSWPTLAQNAQVSVPPKQDLPLLRKLNLGDALRLAEDANPALRTKQAQLDAAQGLRADASALLYNNPQLSVERTHRDVPQASLPTERRKEWAAGLSQTLEVAGQAGYRRDAATAALMALEAEIDDLRRQVRTEVAQQFFRILALQQRVDLEAQALKLFESTATAVQKRRAAGEDTKLDANVASVEAERARNQLAQAAEQLLDARSELATKLQLEPQAVPEVVGDLADRADGVGRAPYTLDDLLAQAQAQPRLRAVAARENSARAKLNLERASRYPDVTVGVNVGREGPGDARERLTTFTVSVPLPLFKRNAAGVGQARSELTQAEIERTAASRDAQAQVRTLWSKVYSLQTRVARLRDTVLPALADNQQLSLKSQRAGEIGLLEMIVVNRQSLDARRDLIEALTDLQTTRLALELAAGWSMP, from the coding sequence ATGCGATTGAAGACGCTGGTTATTGCCGGCGCCATGGCTGCGATGTCGTGGCCCACATTGGCGCAGAACGCGCAAGTTTCCGTCCCACCCAAACAAGATCTGCCGCTGCTGCGCAAGCTGAACCTCGGGGATGCCCTGCGGCTGGCGGAAGACGCGAATCCGGCCCTCAGAACAAAGCAGGCCCAGCTCGACGCGGCACAAGGGCTGCGTGCGGACGCAAGTGCCCTGCTCTACAACAACCCGCAACTGTCGGTCGAACGCACCCACCGGGATGTGCCGCAAGCATCGTTGCCGACCGAGCGCCGCAAGGAATGGGCTGCGGGCCTGTCGCAAACGCTTGAAGTCGCCGGACAGGCGGGCTACCGACGGGACGCTGCGACGGCGGCTCTGATGGCACTGGAGGCCGAGATCGATGATCTTAGGCGTCAGGTGCGCACCGAGGTCGCACAGCAGTTCTTCCGGATTCTTGCCCTTCAGCAGCGTGTGGATCTGGAGGCGCAGGCACTGAAGCTTTTTGAAAGCACGGCCACGGCGGTCCAGAAGCGTCGGGCTGCGGGCGAGGACACCAAGTTGGATGCCAATGTTGCCTCGGTCGAAGCCGAGCGCGCCCGCAACCAGCTGGCACAGGCCGCCGAACAGCTGCTGGACGCGCGAAGCGAGCTGGCGACCAAGCTTCAACTGGAGCCGCAGGCCGTCCCGGAAGTCGTGGGCGATTTGGCCGACCGGGCCGACGGAGTTGGCCGCGCGCCCTACACGCTGGACGACCTGCTCGCACAAGCTCAGGCGCAGCCCCGCCTTCGCGCGGTTGCTGCCAGGGAAAACAGTGCACGCGCCAAGCTGAATCTTGAACGTGCCAGCCGCTATCCCGACGTGACTGTGGGTGTCAACGTGGGTCGTGAAGGTCCGGGAGATGCCCGAGAACGACTCACCACCTTCACGGTGTCCGTGCCGTTGCCGCTGTTCAAACGCAACGCCGCCGGTGTCGGCCAAGCCCGGTCTGAACTCACGCAGGCCGAAATCGAACGCACTGCGGCTTCCCGGGATGCCCAGGCGCAGGTGCGCACGCTGTGGTCCAAGGTTTACAGCCTCCAGACCCGCGTCGCCCGGCTGCGCGATACGGTGTTGCCGGCCTTGGCGGACAACCAGCAGCTGTCCCTCAAATCCCAGCGTGCCGGCGAAATCGGCCTGCTCGAAATGATCGTCGTCAACCGCCAGTCGCTGGACGCCAGGCGCGACCTCATCGAGGCCTTGACCGACCTCCAGACCACCCGTCTCGCACTCGAACTGGCCGCAGGCTGGTCCATGCCCTAA
- a CDS encoding cation diffusion facilitator family transporter gives MGAGHSHALPENQNESTLWISLGLTSTFLVAEVIAGVLLNSLALLADAAHMFTDAAALGIALAAVRLARRPADAQRTYGYHRFEILAAAFNALLLFAVAIYILYEAWQRFNNPAEVQPTGMMAVAALGLVINLISMRLLSKGKDDSLNLKGAYLEVWSDLLGSIGVIVAAVVIRYTGWAWVDTLVAVGIGLWVLPRTWILLKDTVNILLEGVPEGVDFKAIEQSLADEAGVTGVHDLHIWSLTSGKHSLSSHIVYDRNRVEAGQLLTALRSMLSDRFDMHHVTLQLEHTPCEDVDSGHTYLPPASKVREPAAGSTGHQGHAH, from the coding sequence ATGGGCGCAGGCCACTCACACGCATTGCCGGAGAATCAGAACGAAAGCACGCTCTGGATTTCGCTGGGCTTGACGAGCACCTTCCTGGTCGCGGAAGTGATTGCCGGTGTGCTGCTCAACAGCCTGGCGTTGCTGGCCGACGCGGCGCACATGTTCACGGATGCGGCGGCGCTGGGTATTGCGCTGGCCGCCGTTCGCCTCGCACGCCGCCCGGCGGATGCGCAGCGCACCTATGGCTACCACCGCTTCGAAATCCTCGCGGCGGCGTTCAACGCACTGCTGCTGTTCGCGGTTGCCATCTACATCCTCTACGAAGCCTGGCAGCGTTTCAACAACCCCGCTGAAGTCCAGCCGACGGGCATGATGGCGGTCGCAGCGCTTGGACTGGTCATCAACCTGATCAGCATGCGCCTGCTCAGCAAGGGCAAGGACGACAGCCTGAATCTGAAGGGGGCTTACCTGGAGGTCTGGAGCGACCTGCTGGGCTCCATCGGCGTGATCGTTGCGGCCGTGGTGATCCGATACACGGGCTGGGCCTGGGTGGACACGCTGGTCGCCGTTGGCATTGGGCTCTGGGTCCTCCCGCGCACCTGGATCCTGCTGAAGGACACCGTGAACATCCTGCTTGAAGGGGTGCCCGAAGGCGTGGATTTCAAGGCGATCGAGCAATCGTTGGCTGACGAAGCGGGCGTCACGGGCGTGCATGACCTGCACATCTGGTCGTTGACGAGTGGCAAGCACAGCCTGAGCAGCCACATCGTGTATGACCGCAACAGGGTCGAGGCCGGGCAGCTTCTGACTGCCTTGCGCAGCATGCTTTCGGATCGCTTTGACATGCACCATGTGACGCTCCAACTGGAACACACGCCCTGCGAGGACGTCGACAGCGGGCACACCTATCTGCCACCAGCGAGCAAGGTGCGCGAGCCGGCTGCCGGTTCGACCGGACACCAGGGGCACGCCCACTGA